The following proteins are encoded in a genomic region of Amia ocellicauda isolate fAmiCal2 chromosome 6, fAmiCal2.hap1, whole genome shotgun sequence:
- the xrcc6 gene encoding X-ray repair cross-complementing protein 6 isoform X2, with the protein MAEWDAYYQHEDEEAEHDEGEESAVDYKFSGRDSLVFLVDASKEMFEKGEKDDLSPFDMTMQCVRSVYTSKIVSSERDLLALVFYGCAKHRNSVDFKHVYVYHELDCPGAQRVLDVDRLRGGQQGAQAVVDLLGRGVGPAVSLGEALWVCANLFSDVKLRLSHKRVMIFTNQDQPHGGDAHRDRLAHTKARDLKDTGVVVDLMHLQKPGGFDMSLFFCDIITPPEGEEAGQEMGLQLEASGKLEDLQRRVRAKELKKRAQSRMTLSLGDGVGVAVGVYVLVRGAVKPAAVRLARDSNEPVRTKTRLYHTHTGSLLLPSDTKRAQVYGSRKIVLEREETDEVRKFETPGLVLIGFKPLARLKMHQHIRPAHFIYPEEAQVTGSSTVFSALLRRCSDRGLFALCRYTPRRNCPPRFVAMVPQREELDDNKVQLMPPGFHLIFLPFADDVRTLDTPQKTPATPEQVDKMKEIVHKLRFKYRSDAFENPVLQQHYRNLEALALDLLQPDPIEDHTLPKVDMMDKRLGPLVQEFKELVYPPDYNPDSTKSTAAKRKAEGAAGGEKRPRAEVPEDELRAHVEKGTLGKLTVPVLKEACRSLGVRTTGTKKQELIDALMQHYTH; encoded by the exons ATGGCCGAGTGGGACGCATACTACCAGCATGAGGATGAGGAGGCGGAGCATGATGAAGGGGAAGAGTCTGCAG TGGACTATAAGTTCTCGGGCCGAGACAGCCTAGTGTTCCTGGTGGATGCGTCCAAGGAGATGTTTGAGAAGGGAGAAAAGGACGATCTCTCACCCTTCGACATGACCATGCAG tgcgtGCGCAGTGTGTATACCAGTAAGATTGTGAGCAGTGAGAGGGACCTGCTGGCCCTGGTGTTCTATGGCTGTGCGAAGCACCGCAACTCCGTGGATTTCAAGCACGTCTACGTCTACCATGAGCTGGACTGCCCTG gTGCTCAGCGGGTGCTGGATGTGGACAGGCTGCGGGGGGGGCAGCAGGGGGCCCAAGCAGTGGTGGATCTGCTGGGGAGGGGTGTGGGACCAGCGGTGTCCCTGGGGGAGGCGTTGTGGGTTTGCGCCAACCTGTTCAGCGACGTAAAGCTGCGGCTCAGCCACAAGAGAGTTATGATCTTCACCAACCAGGACCAGCCACATGGGGGTGATGCACACCGGGACCGGCTGGCCCACACCAAGGCCAGGGACCTCAAGGACACGG gcgTGGTGGTGGACTTGATGCACCTGCAGAAGCCTGGCGGGTTTGACATGTCTCTCTTCTTCTGTGACATCATCACACCGCCGGAGGGGGAGGAGGCGGGGCAGGAAATGGGTCTGCAGCTGGAGGCTTCTGGAAAACTGGAGGACCTGCAGAGACGAGTCAGAGCCAAGGAGCTGAAGAAAAGAGCGCAGTCCAG GATGACCCTGTCCCTGGGTGATGGGGTGGGAGTGGCAGTGGGGGTGTATGTTCTGGTCCGGGGGGCGGTGAAGCCGGCTGCAGTCAGACTGGCCCGGGACTCCAACGAGCCGGTCCGCACCAAGACCCGGCTGTACCACACCCACACTGGTTCGCTGCTGCTGCCCAGCGACACCAAGAGGGCCCAG GTGTATGGCAGCAGGAAGATTGTCCTGGAGCGCGAGGAGACAGATGAGGTGCGGAAGTTCGAGACGCCGGGTCTGGTGCTGATCGGGTTCAAGCCCCTGGCCCGGCTCAAGATGCACCAGCACATCCGCCCCGCCCACTTCATCTACCCTGAGGAGGCGCAGGTCACAG gcagcTCCACTGTGTTCTCCGCTCTGCTGCGGAGGTGCAGTGACCGGGGTCTGTTTGCCTTGTGTCGCTACACCCCCCGGCGAAACTGCCCCCCCCGCTTCGTTGCCATGGTGCCTCAGCGGGAGGAGCTGGACGACAACAAGGTGCAGCTCATGCCCCCAG GCTTTCACCTGATCTTCCTGCCATTTGCTGATGACGTCCGCACCCTGGACACCCCCCAGAAGACCCCTGCCACCCCCGAGCAGGTGGACAAGATGAAGGAGATTGTGCACAAACTGCGCTTCAAATATAG GAGTGATGCCTTTGAGAACCCTGTCCTGCAGCAGCACTACAGGAACCTGGAGGCGCTGGCCCTGGACCTACTGCAGCCCGATCCCATTGAAGACCACACCT TGCCCAAGGTGGATATGATGGATAAGAGGCTGGGGCCCCTGGTGCAGGAGTTCAAGGAGCTGGTGTACCCTCCCGACTACAACCCAGACAGCACCAAGAGCACCGCAGCCAAGCGTAAAGCAG AGGGGGCCGCCGGGGGGGAGAAGCGGCCGCGTGCGGAAGTGCCCGAGGATGAGCTGCGGGCCCACGTGGAGAAGGGCACCCTGGGAAAGCTGACCGTCCCTGTGCTGAAGGAAGCCTGTCGCTCACTGGGGGTCAGAACCACAGGCACCAAGAAACAGGAGCTGATAGACGCACTGatgcagcactacacacactga
- the LOC136751532 gene encoding desumoylating isopeptidase 1 isoform X2 translates to MDPHNATFAVKLYIYDLSKGMARQLSPIMLGKQLDGIWHTSIVVYGDEFFFGAEGISSCPPGGTMLGTPNTVVDLGSTEVTEEIFMEYLSSLGESSYRGDRYRLFEHNCNTFSNEVAQFLTGRKIPAYITDLPSEVLSTPFGQVLRPILDSIHIQPPGGNIINGHPSQR, encoded by the exons ATGGATCCACACAACGCCACCTTCGCTGTCAAACTCTACATTTATGACCTGTCCAAGGGGATGGCACGTCAGCTAAGTCCGATCATGTTGG gCAAACAGCTTGATGGCATTTG gCACACTTCCATTGTGGTCTATGGGGATGAGTTCTTCTTTGGAGCAGAGGGTATCTCTAGCTGCCCACCG GGCGGAACTATGCTGGGCACCCCCAACACAGTGGTGGATCTGGGCAGCACCGAGGTGACCGAGGAGATTTTCATGGAGTACCTGTCCTCACTAGGAGAGTCCAGCTACAG AGGGGATCGTTACCGGCTGTTTGAGCACAACTGTAACACTTTCAGTAATGAGGTGGCCCAGTTCCTGACGGGCCGCAAGATCCCAGCCTACATCACTGACCTACCCTCTGAGGTCCTCTCCAC accgtTTGGCCAGGTTCTGCGGCCCATCCTGGATTCCATCCACATCCAGCCCCCGGGTGGGAACATTATCAATGGTCACCCCAGTCAGAGatag
- the xrcc6 gene encoding X-ray repair cross-complementing protein 6 isoform X1 — MAEWDAYYQHEDEEAEHDEGEESAVDYKFSGRDSLVFLVDASKEMFEKGEKDDLSPFDMTMQCVRSVYTSKIVSSERDLLALVFYGCAKHRNSVDFKHVYVYHELDCPGAQRVLDVDRLRGGQQGAQAVVDLLGRGVGPAVSLGEALWVCANLFSDVKLRLSHKRVMIFTNQDQPHGGDAHRDRLAHTKARDLKDTGVVVDLMHLQKPGGFDMSLFFCDIITPPEGEEAGQEMGLQLEASGKLEDLQRRVRAKELKKRAQSRMTLSLGDGVGVAVGVYVLVRGAVKPAAVRLARDSNEPVRTKTRLYHTHTGSLLLPSDTKRAQVYGSRKIVLEREETDEVRKFETPGLVLIGFKPLARLKMHQHIRPAHFIYPEEAQVTGSSTVFSALLRRCSDRGLFALCRYTPRRNCPPRFVAMVPQREELDDNKVQLMPPGFHLIFLPFADDVRTLDTPQKTPATPEQVDKMKEIVHKLRFKYRSDAFENPVLQQHYRNLEALALDLLQPDPIEDHTLPKVDMMDKRLGPLVQEFKELVYPPDYNPDSTKSTAAKRKAAEGAAGGEKRPRAEVPEDELRAHVEKGTLGKLTVPVLKEACRSLGVRTTGTKKQELIDALMQHYTH, encoded by the exons ATGGCCGAGTGGGACGCATACTACCAGCATGAGGATGAGGAGGCGGAGCATGATGAAGGGGAAGAGTCTGCAG TGGACTATAAGTTCTCGGGCCGAGACAGCCTAGTGTTCCTGGTGGATGCGTCCAAGGAGATGTTTGAGAAGGGAGAAAAGGACGATCTCTCACCCTTCGACATGACCATGCAG tgcgtGCGCAGTGTGTATACCAGTAAGATTGTGAGCAGTGAGAGGGACCTGCTGGCCCTGGTGTTCTATGGCTGTGCGAAGCACCGCAACTCCGTGGATTTCAAGCACGTCTACGTCTACCATGAGCTGGACTGCCCTG gTGCTCAGCGGGTGCTGGATGTGGACAGGCTGCGGGGGGGGCAGCAGGGGGCCCAAGCAGTGGTGGATCTGCTGGGGAGGGGTGTGGGACCAGCGGTGTCCCTGGGGGAGGCGTTGTGGGTTTGCGCCAACCTGTTCAGCGACGTAAAGCTGCGGCTCAGCCACAAGAGAGTTATGATCTTCACCAACCAGGACCAGCCACATGGGGGTGATGCACACCGGGACCGGCTGGCCCACACCAAGGCCAGGGACCTCAAGGACACGG gcgTGGTGGTGGACTTGATGCACCTGCAGAAGCCTGGCGGGTTTGACATGTCTCTCTTCTTCTGTGACATCATCACACCGCCGGAGGGGGAGGAGGCGGGGCAGGAAATGGGTCTGCAGCTGGAGGCTTCTGGAAAACTGGAGGACCTGCAGAGACGAGTCAGAGCCAAGGAGCTGAAGAAAAGAGCGCAGTCCAG GATGACCCTGTCCCTGGGTGATGGGGTGGGAGTGGCAGTGGGGGTGTATGTTCTGGTCCGGGGGGCGGTGAAGCCGGCTGCAGTCAGACTGGCCCGGGACTCCAACGAGCCGGTCCGCACCAAGACCCGGCTGTACCACACCCACACTGGTTCGCTGCTGCTGCCCAGCGACACCAAGAGGGCCCAG GTGTATGGCAGCAGGAAGATTGTCCTGGAGCGCGAGGAGACAGATGAGGTGCGGAAGTTCGAGACGCCGGGTCTGGTGCTGATCGGGTTCAAGCCCCTGGCCCGGCTCAAGATGCACCAGCACATCCGCCCCGCCCACTTCATCTACCCTGAGGAGGCGCAGGTCACAG gcagcTCCACTGTGTTCTCCGCTCTGCTGCGGAGGTGCAGTGACCGGGGTCTGTTTGCCTTGTGTCGCTACACCCCCCGGCGAAACTGCCCCCCCCGCTTCGTTGCCATGGTGCCTCAGCGGGAGGAGCTGGACGACAACAAGGTGCAGCTCATGCCCCCAG GCTTTCACCTGATCTTCCTGCCATTTGCTGATGACGTCCGCACCCTGGACACCCCCCAGAAGACCCCTGCCACCCCCGAGCAGGTGGACAAGATGAAGGAGATTGTGCACAAACTGCGCTTCAAATATAG GAGTGATGCCTTTGAGAACCCTGTCCTGCAGCAGCACTACAGGAACCTGGAGGCGCTGGCCCTGGACCTACTGCAGCCCGATCCCATTGAAGACCACACCT TGCCCAAGGTGGATATGATGGATAAGAGGCTGGGGCCCCTGGTGCAGGAGTTCAAGGAGCTGGTGTACCCTCCCGACTACAACCCAGACAGCACCAAGAGCACCGCAGCCAAGCGTAAAGCAG CAGAGGGGGCCGCCGGGGGGGAGAAGCGGCCGCGTGCGGAAGTGCCCGAGGATGAGCTGCGGGCCCACGTGGAGAAGGGCACCCTGGGAAAGCTGACCGTCCCTGTGCTGAAGGAAGCCTGTCGCTCACTGGGGGTCAGAACCACAGGCACCAAGAAACAGGAGCTGATAGACGCACTGatgcagcactacacacactga